In one Magallana gigas chromosome 7, xbMagGiga1.1, whole genome shotgun sequence genomic region, the following are encoded:
- the LOC105325604 gene encoding uncharacterized protein — MFRSSSLSLKPSDINYTCSAMGVTIEELDIQVSEGMKGGPEPHPRRLPKIQVFLHNGQYFTLNNTELHLCHLLERRGEIKTVRVNMVPKSKIPAEVIKLLLPEGERSENSSHTDTQESSTCDKCSDETGCTLDDINTESWVDTYKHMGSGEDSNSILSVCLNSDVESVDSIPDLDLSTSPESSTSASTESDLGEDIESFV, encoded by the exons ATGTTCCGGAGTTCAAGCCTGTCTCTCAAACCCTCCGATATAAATTACACGTGTTCCGCAATGGGTGTGACTATAGAGGAACTTGACATTCAGGTCAGTGAGGGGATGAAGGGTGGCCCAGAGCCCCACCCCCGCAGACTCCCCAAAATACAGGTGTTTCTACACAACGGACAATACTTCACCCTCAATAACACCGAGTTACACCTGTGTCATCTACTGGAAAGGCGCGGAGAAATAAAGACTGTCCGTGTAAACATGGTTCCAAAAAGCAAAATCCCTGCAGAAGTAATCAAACTGCTGTTACCCGAGGGAGAGCGGTCCGAGAACAGTTCACATACAGACACACAAG aGAGTTCTACTTGTGACAAATGCAGTGATGAGACCGGCTGCACGTTAGATGATATAAATACTGAGTCGTGGGTGGATACATACAAACATATGGGATCAGGGGAGGATTCAAACAGCATTCTCTCCGTTTGTTTGAACTCCGATGTCGAGAGTG TGGATAGCATTCCTGATCTCGACCTGTCCACGTCACCAGAGAGCAGCACCAGCGCCAGCACAGAATCGGACTTGGGAGAAGACATTGAGAGCTTCGTGTGA
- the LOC105325605 gene encoding extracellular serine/threonine protein kinase FAM20C: protein MKLKYRVLGSILGLSFIGTCMYLLNTLPRIIEYTKPSPHIRKLIPRIVDTEAHFSALRKRLNKSNYTSDEFSPEMVEGERAQSAGREVIKAHDQKPEKFSDAAVDDMLKKLGRTHPKMFDMEELRVTPYESVLWNIKKRNHKKGIYLPGYTDSENGGGGSANWEKYQRGINQYFMYEPDDPAVDGLMADMEQETVIDVEQKDGGTQLKLIITFQDEGQALFKPMRFPREVETLPNHFYFSDYERHYAEIGAFHLDRILAFYRVPPVAGRRFNMTYEIKRLADRKLAKTFFISPANNVCFHGSCSYYCDTGHAICGNPDTVEASLATFLPPEKIGRRKTWRNPWKRSYSKHRKAYWEVYDDLCDKVRTKPPYNNERRLQDLIDMHIFDFLTGNLDRHHYETFRDFGNVTFHMHLDNGRAFGKSHKDDLSILAPLYQCCVIRYSTFIKLSKFYLGPEKLSNSLRKSLNKDSLRPILLEPHLIALDRRVVLILKEIAKCLEKGIEVENVIVDDFF from the exons ATGAAGCTAAAGTACCGAGTGTTAGGGTCCATCTTGGGCCTCTCATTTATAGGGACTTGTATGTATTTGTTGAACACTTTACCTCGAATTATAGAATACACGAAACCTTCCCCTCATATACGGAAACTGATTCCAAGGATTGTGGATACGGAAGCCCATTTCTCGGCGCTTCGGAAAAGGTTAAACAAAAGTAACTACACAAGTGATGAATTCAGTCCGGAGATGGTGGAGGGGGAGAGGGCGCAGTCCGCGGGGAGAGAGGTCATCAAGGCCCACGATCAAAAACCCGAAAAATTCAGCGACGCCGCCGTGGACGACATGCTGAAGAAGCTGGGTAGGACCCACCCCAAAATGTTTGACATGGAAGAACTTCGTGTGACTCCCTACGAGTCAGTGTTGTGGAATATCAAGAAACGCAACCATAAGAAGGGCATTTATTTGCCGGGGTACACCGACTCCGAGAACGGCGG AGGCGGGTCCGCCAACTGGGAGAAATACCAGCGGGGAATCAACCAGTATTTCATGTACGAGCCCGATGACCCCGCCGTGGACGGTCTAATGGCGGACATGGAGCAGGAAACCGTTATCGACGTTG AGCAGAAAGATGGCGGTACACAGCTGAAATTGATCATAACTTTTCAGGACGAAGGCCAAGCTCTGTTTAAGCCCATGAG ATTTCCAAGAGAGGTTGAAACTCTACCGAACCATTTCTACTTCAGTGACTATGAGCGACATTACGCTGAGATAGGGGCCTTCCATTTGGACAG AATCCTGGCCTTTTACAGGGTGCCCCCAGTGGCGGGTCGGCGCTTCAACATGACATACGAAATCAAAAGACTGGCTGATCGAAAACTCGCCAAAACCTTTTTTATCTCACCCG CCAATAACGTGTGTTTCCACGGAAGCTGTTCATACTACTGTGACACTGGCCATGCTATTTGTGGTAACCCGGACACAGTGGAAGCGTCCCTAGCAACGTTTCTACCGCCTGAAAAAATTGGCAGGAGAAAAACATGGCGGAACCCATGGAAGAGGTCCTACAGCAAACACCGCAAAGCATACTGGGAAGTGTACGATGACCTTTGTGACAAGGTCAGGACCAAGCCGCCGTACAACAACGAACGCAGACTCCAAGATCTGATCGACATGCATATATTCGACTTCTTAacag GAAATCTGGATCGTCACCACTACGAGACGTTCAGGGATTTTGGAAACGTCACTTTCCACATGCACCTTGACAATGGCAGAGC GTTTGGAAAGTCGCACAAAGATGACCTTTCAATTTTAGCGCCGTTATACCAGTGTTGTGTTATAAGGTATTCTACCTTCATCAAATTGTCCAAGTTTTACCTTGGACCTGAAAAACTGAGCAATTCTTTGAGAAAATCACTGAACAAAGACAGTTTACGCCCGATCCTTTTAGAGCCACATTTGATTGCGTTGGACCGCCGTGTTGTGCTCATCCTAAAAGAAATCGCCAAGTGTTTGGAGAAGGGGATAGAAGTGGAAAATGTTATAGTGGACGACTTCTTCTAA